From the Halalkalicoccus sp. CGA53 genome, one window contains:
- a CDS encoding NAD-binding protein, giving the protein MTNDTSERSDTALERVFYHTERVPFVYWEEVTGAKATVASVGVLAVLSFVTGLSNLSEPSLTLAGPLADVADAESYVRFANVLFAFVLVPVLAGLGRRKRVAWWVAVALVPLQALVPLSTGQTTEIPLLVVLAVTVVLLLINRGAFDRRVELSSLQIASLSSIVGVVAYGTVGSYALREQFEGLETWTDAVYYVIVSIATVGYGDIAPLSAEARWFSLSIILLGTGAFTAAIGALVIPAIESRMAAAVGQMTPSELTLLEDHVLVLGYSEITEPLLEELGEETDIVVVTPDADVASALDGRGVNVLTADPTTEEALEDARIDDARGVVVATLDDAQDVLAVLAARTASPEVRIVAAAVGTSHVDKLERVGADDVISLMGVGGRVIGRSVLSGTPAASVFDADDDP; this is encoded by the coding sequence GTGACGAACGACACGAGCGAGCGGTCCGACACCGCGCTCGAACGGGTGTTCTACCACACCGAGCGGGTCCCGTTCGTCTACTGGGAGGAGGTCACGGGGGCGAAGGCGACCGTGGCGTCGGTCGGCGTCCTCGCGGTACTCTCGTTCGTCACGGGGCTCTCGAACCTGAGCGAGCCGTCGCTGACGCTCGCCGGGCCGCTGGCGGACGTCGCCGACGCCGAGAGCTACGTCCGGTTCGCGAACGTCCTCTTCGCGTTCGTGCTCGTTCCCGTCCTCGCCGGACTCGGACGTCGAAAGCGGGTCGCGTGGTGGGTCGCGGTCGCCCTCGTGCCCCTTCAGGCGCTCGTCCCGCTCTCGACGGGCCAGACGACCGAGATCCCGCTCCTGGTCGTGCTCGCCGTGACCGTCGTGTTGCTCCTGATCAACCGGGGGGCCTTCGATCGGCGGGTCGAACTCTCCTCGCTCCAGATCGCCTCGCTCTCGTCGATCGTCGGCGTGGTCGCCTACGGCACCGTGGGCTCCTACGCGCTGCGAGAGCAGTTCGAGGGCCTCGAGACCTGGACCGACGCCGTCTACTACGTGATCGTCTCCATCGCGACCGTCGGCTACGGCGACATCGCACCGCTGTCCGCCGAGGCGCGCTGGTTCTCGCTCTCCATCATCCTCCTCGGAACGGGCGCGTTCACGGCGGCGATCGGCGCGCTCGTCATCCCGGCGATCGAATCTCGAATGGCCGCCGCTGTCGGACAAATGACACCATCGGAGCTCACACTGCTCGAGGACCACGTGCTCGTCCTCGGCTACAGCGAAATCACGGAACCGTTGCTCGAAGAACTCGGCGAGGAGACCGACATCGTGGTCGTGACGCCGGATGCGGACGTCGCGTCGGCGCTCGACGGCCGCGGCGTCAACGTCTTGACCGCGGACCCGACGACCGAGGAGGCGCTCGAGGACGCCCGGATCGACGACGCACGCGGCGTCGTCGTCGCGACGCTCGACGACGCACAGGACGTCCTCGCGGTGCTCGCCGCCCGGACGGCGAGCCCGGAGGTACGGATCGTGGCCGCGGCCGTCGGCACCAGTCACGTCGACAAACTCGAACGGGTGGGCGCCGACGACGTGATCAGCCTGATGGGCGTCGGCGGGCGCGTCATCGGACGGTCGGTGCTGTCCGGGACGCCGGCAGCCTCGGTGTTCGACGCCGACGACGACCCCTGA
- a CDS encoding universal stress protein, with translation MYKRILIPTDGGRKSEKAADHGIELAKALDASIHALYVMDLPGAPRTPYIHGDEEEMKREYRAYGEKVTGAVREKAEAAGVTCDTAIVSGTVHEEIVTYADDKGIDLIVMVAGYRGRFGGLVGSVTEKVVRSSNVPVTALRMGEVRRE, from the coding sequence ATGTACAAACGAATCCTGATACCCACCGACGGGGGGCGGAAATCGGAGAAGGCGGCCGACCACGGCATCGAGCTGGCGAAGGCACTCGACGCGTCGATCCACGCGCTCTACGTGATGGATCTCCCGGGCGCGCCGCGGACCCCGTACATCCACGGCGACGAGGAGGAGATGAAACGGGAGTACCGTGCGTACGGGGAGAAGGTCACCGGCGCGGTGCGTGAGAAGGCCGAGGCCGCCGGAGTCACCTGCGACACCGCGATCGTGTCCGGCACCGTCCACGAGGAGATCGTCACCTACGCCGACGACAAGGGGATCGACCTGATCGTGATGGTCGCCGGCTACCGCGGCCGGTTCGGCGGACTGGTCGGGTCGGTCACCGAGAAGGTCGTCCGGTCGTCGAACGTCCCGGTCACCGCCCTCCGGATGGGCGAGGTCAGACGGGAGTGA